The nucleotide window CATTTTTCGATTATTTTTGCGTGCTTAATTTTATATTTGAGCTCGGCTGCGCGCCCTGCTAAAAATGACTGCTGTTCTTTCGCTTCATGATATTCGGCATTCTCCGATAAATCGCCAAGATCGCGCGCATCAGCAATTTTTTGCGCAATTTCTTTAAGCTTAATATTTTCAATACCAGAAAGCTCAGATTTTAATTTTTCCAAGCCCCCTGGCGTAAGGTAAATTTCTTTTTCCATCGGTTCTCCCTTGTTAACCTTTGTAATTTTACCAGAATTCAATCACATTTTTAAGATAGTGATAAACAGAATCCCGCTGGTTAGGACGGGACAATATGAGCTATCTTTCTGTTTAGTTTTTTCATAATATGCGAACTTTGATTGTATGTCAATAGATAGTAATGTTTCGCAAAAATAATTCTTATCTTAAAAGATTATCTCGTAAAATAATAATTTAGAATATTCTTTGCGACCGGAGCGGATACCTCATTTCCACCTCCTCCACCTTCTATCAAAACTATCAGGGCAATCGAGGGATTATCATATGGGGCATAACACTCAAACCAAGCATGAGTCTTCTGGTTTCCAAAAAATTGCGCTGTTCCAGTTTTTCCGGCAACAGCAACAGGAAAATTCGAACCAAATACGCTTGTTGCCGATCCTCCGGTGATAGTCATTCGCATGCCTTCCTGAACCGCTTTAATTACACTTAGGGGTGCAACTTGAGGATTTTCCACACGTGGGCTAAATTCTTTAACAACATTACCTGACGGATCAGTAATTTTTTGTACGAATTGCGGATGAAGTAATTTTCCACCATTCGCAATAGTGGCTGTGGCCCTGGCCATTTGAATCGGCGTTACCAATAAATCGCCCTGCCCGATTGCTGCATGATATGTATCGCCAATATACCAATCTTCTCCTTTAGTTTTTTGCTTCCAGGCTTCATCCGGCAAAAGCCCGCTTGCTTCTGATGGCAAATCAATTCCCGTTTCTTCACCTAAGCCAAATTTCTGCCACCAAAATTTCATTGTATCAATCCCAAGGCCCTTAATTTTGTCGAAACCACCTCCGATAGCATAGAAAAATATATTGTTTGATTCTGCAATCGCGCGGATTATATTTGTTACCCCATGGTCTTTCCAGTCGGGAAAATTCCATTCTCCAATTGTAATTGCTGGTGGAGTGTCAAAAGATGTATTTACATTGATCGAGCCCTCCGCAAGGCCAGCCGATGCCATCACAATTTTAATAATCGAACCGGGGGGATAAATGCCATTTACTGCGCGGTCCAAAAGTGGTTTTGCCGGATCGTTTAATAGATTTTGATAATCAGAATTAGATATGCCATTTACAAACAAATTATTATCGTAATATGGTACCGAAACATACGACAGGATTGCTCCATTTTGGGGATTCATTGCAATCACTACCCCGGAATCGATGTTTGTGTTTCCGGTATTTTGCTTGGCTTGCTCGATTCCTTGCATTAGAAATTCATAAGATTTCTGCTGAAGGCCAGAGTCCAGAAACAGCTGTACATTATCGCCAGAGACCGGTTCCCTGTTATCACTATCAACCAGCACGCGGTTGATCCGGCCTGTCGAATCAACCTCGATTTGTTCCACACCATTTTTACCTTTCAAATACTCATCATATGTTTTTTCAATTCCTGCTTTGCCTGTCCAGTCTGAATTCAAATATTCCGGATGATCCAAAAGATCATCAGAAGATACCTTTCCCGTATAACCTAAAATATGAGATAAACCTGGCAAATTAACATAATTTCGCGAAGCGCGCTGGGCAACAAAGGCTCCTTCAAGACCAGCCACTTTTTGTTCATCAATTAGCGCCTCCTCTCTCCCAAGATTTTGTTTGATTACCACTTCATCCAAAGACAAAAGACCATTTCCCTCAGATGTTTTTTTGATCGAATCCTTGTCTACTCCGGAAATTTCTGCAAGTTTTGCATATACCTTGTCCCGATCATCCTGTTTTTTCGGCAAGTCAGAAGGGTACACAGCCAAATCGAAAGTAGGCACGTTTTTTGCAAGTGGATTGCCGCTGGAATCAGTTACAAGACCCCTTGTCGCGGAAATAACCCGAGGACGGATTCTGTTCCCCTCTGCTAAACCCATGAGCGATTTGCCTTGGACAATCTGAGATAAAAATAACTTTGATGCGATTATTAAGAAAATTCCGATCGTGACTATTTTTAAAATTGTCAATCTTGGCCTGGTCGTTTCTAAGTTCAGCGACCCGATTTCATTTTCTTCTACCAAAGAAAATTCAGGCTCATCTTTGATCTCAACCCTACGAACATTCTTATCCCCTTTGAGATTTGAGGCATTACCAAATATGTCCATCAGTCTTTAACCAGTTTTAATTTTTGGGCTACTATTTTTGCTATTGAGAAAACAACAATGCCCGCAAGAGAATTCACTACTATAAAAGTAAGTGCAGATAGAAATGATTGAATTGAAAAATTTAATTCCAGGATTATCAAAAGGATTTGAAAAACTGCACATGAGCCAACAATAATGAACAAGAATGAGAAATACGTCAAATCAAATCTGATTTTTTGCCTAAGATAAAAAATTAGAAGGGGAATAATTATAAATAAAATGAGGATGTATTGAATCGGAACAGAAGACAACCCGGCGTAAAACAAGACCGCAAATGACGCAAAGATAATTGAATAATATTTAAGATCCAACGCCGCAAGAATGAGTTGGATTATAAAGACAAGAAGAATTGACGAGCCAGCGACAGAGAGAAAAGAAAAATACGAAATATCAAGAAGTGTTGCTATCAGTGCTGTGATACCCAAAAAAATGTAAGTAAGTATCGTCATTTGTATACAAACACTATTTCTAATTTCGAAAAATCAACAATCGGTTGTACGCTCAATGTCTTGAAAATGTCTGCGCTGCCAGAGGTAGCTCCATAAACAGAGCCAATCATGAGCCCTTGTTCTAAATCCCCACCCAAACCGGATGTTATAACCATCTCACCCTTATTGGTCGCAATATCTTGGGGAATGTTGTCAAGAGAAAGTCCCGCCAAACCGCCCGTGAGGATCCCTACCTCGCGTGAATCTTGCAACATTGCCTGCACTATCGAATCCTTTGAGGTTATTAACATTACTTTTGAACTTTTAGCATTGACTTCGGATACTTTTCCAACCAGGGCACCATCAGTAATTATCGCGAGGCCCAAACCTACACCGTCATCGCTGCCTTTATCGATAACAATGTAATCCAGCGCAGATATTGGATCCCTGCCGATAATTTTTGCCGGGATAAGCTCTCGATTTTGATGCGCTTCAACAAACCCAAGTTGTTTTTTTAACGTTTCGTTCTCAATCTTAAGTTCATTTAGTTCGTTTTTATCAATTTCTGCCTGAGAAAGTTTGTTGGTTAATTCTGCATTAATCTTTTTGAGATCAGAAATTTCACTTATTCCATGAAACAAGCCTCGCGTTGCAAAAGAAGAATGCGAAATTGCTCCAATCATCGGGGAAAATACATACGAAAACGAAACACTGATCTTTTTTCGTGTAAATGGAACAATGGCAAGAAGAATTACCAGCGCCGCAACAAACACTAAAATGTTTTTATTCCTCCTCATAAACCCTCTAACGCAATCTAAATTCCGCAGGCAACAAAATGCCGGAAAGGACGTCTAGATCTTCTAAAACTATACCGGTTCCCCTTACAACCGCAGTAAGAGGATCATCTGCAATATGGACAATGGTATGTGTTTCCTCAGCAATCAGTGCATCGATTCCCTTAAGTAGCGCTCCACCACCAGCCAGGATAATACCTTTATCCATTATATCAGCCAAAAGTTCCGGTGGGGTTTCTTCCATAGTTGATTTTATATTATCAATTATCATTCGAACGGATTTTTTCATTGCTTCCCGCATTTGATCAGCAGTTACAATAATCTCTTTTGGCAGACCAGAAACCAAGTCGCGTCCCCTGAGGCGCGCTTCCAGTTTATCTTTAAGTGGCACGACTGAACCGATTTTTATTTTTATCTGTTCCGCTGTGCGTTCTCCGACCAATAAATTAAACTGATCGCGGGCATATTGAATAATATCTTCGTTTAGTTCGTCTCCGGCTACGCGAAGAGAACGTGAAGCAACGATTCCGCCAAGCGAAATTACTGCGACTTCAGTGGTTCCGCCACCGATATCTACAACCATTGTGCCGGATGCATCTTGTACCGGAAGCCTTGCCCCAATTGCTGCCGCTATCGGCTCTTCAATCAGATACACTTCACGCGCACCCGCATTTATAGCTCCTTCTTCAACAGCTCTTCGCTCAACTTCAGTCACCCCATATGGGATACCCACAACTACTCGTGGACGCGGTAGAAGAAAAAATTTATCGCGATGAACCTTATCAAGAAAATATTTTAACATTTGCTCCGTCACTTCGAAATCAGAAATAACACCATCAACCAGCGGACGAATCGCCACAATATGCGATGGAGTACGGCCAACCATCCTTTTCGCTTCTTCGCCGACTGCCAGTATTGCTTTAGTATTTTTATTGATCGCAACTACCGAAGGTTCACGAATTACAATGCCAGCACCTTTCACATACACCAAAGTATTGGCAGTGCCAAGATCAATGCCAATATCATGAGAGAAGCGATTAAAAATAATGTCTAATGGATTTTTCATAAAAAATATTCAAATCTCAAAATTAAGGGAATTTATTTCATTAATAGTTTTTGATTACCATTTTTATTTTTGATCTTTGAATTTCGAATTATTTTTTGTGTATACACAAAAAATTGACCCCCATCCAAAGTGTCTAAAATTAGAATAAATGAACATTGCCAAAAATGCAAATCAAACCTCGCGAGGCACCCCACGAAGCAGAATTATGGAGTAATTGTACTATCGGAGATATTTGTTCACATTCGCCTGGTGCTCGGCGGCGGTTGCAGCCGGATGAAGGGTACCATCGTCGTCAGTAATAAAATAATAGTAATTTGAATGAGTATAATTTATTACCGCTTCAATGCTTTTAAGCCCAGGATTGCAAATTGGCTCCGGCGGCAATCCGGCATATAGATAAGTATTAAAAGGAGAATTAATCGTGCTAAACGCCCTACCATCCGTTGAGTCCCAGAAATCGTACGCGCCGTTATTCGTACCGACATTTTCTATTTGCATCGAATCAAACCCATATTGGACCGTGGGGTTAGACTCAAGCTTCATGTCAATATTCAATCGATTTTTGAATATTCCGGCAATAATTGGCCTGTCGGCGTCTTTTTTTGCTTCACGCTCAACAATTGAAGCCAAAATTAAATCCGAATCAGTTAAATTTAAACTTTTCGTTCGTTCATTGTAATTATCATTCATTATTCTAACAATATCTGAAGCCGTTGACTTCACAGAGATATAATAGGTATCCGGAAATAGCTTGCCGTCATATCCGTAAGCTTGCGCCATAAAATCGGCATAGTTAACATATTTTTTTTCAGAAAGATATTGGGCAATCTGCTCTGCTCGCCA belongs to Patescibacteria group bacterium and includes:
- the mreC gene encoding rod shape-determining protein MreC, with amino-acid sequence MRRNKNILVFVAALVILLAIVPFTRKKISVSFSYVFSPMIGAISHSSFATRGLFHGISEISDLKKINAELTNKLSQAEIDKNELNELKIENETLKKQLGFVEAHQNRELIPAKIIGRDPISALDYIVIDKGSDDGVGLGLAIITDGALVGKVSEVNAKSSKVMLITSKDSIVQAMLQDSREVGILTGGLAGLSLDNIPQDIATNKGEMVITSGLGGDLEQGLMIGSVYGATSGSADIFKTLSVQPIVDFSKLEIVFVYK
- the mrdA gene encoding penicillin-binding protein 2, whose amino-acid sequence is MDIFGNASNLKGDKNVRRVEIKDEPEFSLVEENEIGSLNLETTRPRLTILKIVTIGIFLIIASKLFLSQIVQGKSLMGLAEGNRIRPRVISATRGLVTDSSGNPLAKNVPTFDLAVYPSDLPKKQDDRDKVYAKLAEISGVDKDSIKKTSEGNGLLSLDEVVIKQNLGREEALIDEQKVAGLEGAFVAQRASRNYVNLPGLSHILGYTGKVSSDDLLDHPEYLNSDWTGKAGIEKTYDEYLKGKNGVEQIEVDSTGRINRVLVDSDNREPVSGDNVQLFLDSGLQQKSYEFLMQGIEQAKQNTGNTNIDSGVVIAMNPQNGAILSYVSVPYYDNNLFVNGISNSDYQNLLNDPAKPLLDRAVNGIYPPGSIIKIVMASAGLAEGSINVNTSFDTPPAITIGEWNFPDWKDHGVTNIIRAIAESNNIFFYAIGGGFDKIKGLGIDTMKFWWQKFGLGEETGIDLPSEASGLLPDEAWKQKTKGEDWYIGDTYHAAIGQGDLLVTPIQMARATATIANGGKLLHPQFVQKITDPSGNVVKEFSPRVENPQVAPLSVIKAVQEGMRMTITGGSATSVFGSNFPVAVAGKTGTAQFFGNQKTHAWFECYAPYDNPSIALIVLIEGGGGGNEVSAPVAKNILNYYFTR
- a CDS encoding rod shape-determining protein, translated to MKNPLDIIFNRFSHDIGIDLGTANTLVYVKGAGIVIREPSVVAINKNTKAILAVGEEAKRMVGRTPSHIVAIRPLVDGVISDFEVTEQMLKYFLDKVHRDKFFLLPRPRVVVGIPYGVTEVERRAVEEGAINAGAREVYLIEEPIAAAIGARLPVQDASGTMVVDIGGGTTEVAVISLGGIVASRSLRVAGDELNEDIIQYARDQFNLLVGERTAEQIKIKIGSVVPLKDKLEARLRGRDLVSGLPKEIIVTADQMREAMKKSVRMIIDNIKSTMEETPPELLADIMDKGIILAGGGALLKGIDALIAEETHTIVHIADDPLTAVVRGTGIVLEDLDVLSGILLPAEFRLR
- the greA gene encoding transcription elongation factor GreA, with the translated sequence MEKEIYLTPGGLEKLKSELSGIENIKLKEIAQKIADARDLGDLSENAEYHEAKEQQSFLAGRAAELKYKIKHAKIIEKCYKNGVVAVGCAVTLTSDGNEINFEIVGSDESDPSNGKISSDSPIGRALIGSKVGESVKVQTPAGERSYKVVEIK
- the mltG gene encoding endolytic transglycosylase MltG, yielding MSKYFKTILLYIFFALLILALLGIVYFNYIIRTPVGLDSTKQIFEIPDKTATIDVADNLLDKKLIKSDWVFVIYVKLTHKTLRAGSYLLSEDMSIKDIATKISSGDTAIRKITIPEGWRAEQIAQYLSEKKYVNYADFMAQAYGYDGKLFPDTYYISVKSTASDIVRIMNDNYNERTKSLNLTDSDLILASIVEREAKKDADRPIIAGIFKNRLNIDMKLESNPTVQYGFDSMQIENVGTNNGAYDFWDSTDGRAFSTINSPFNTYLYAGLPPEPICNPGLKSIEAVINYTHSNYYYFITDDDGTLHPAATAAEHQANVNKYLR